AAAAAAACCGCTGTAATTGATTTTGATATCGGACTTCGAAATCTTGATTTAATTATGGGATGTGAACGTAGAGTGGTATATGATTTCATCAATGTCATACAGGGAGATGCTACACTAAATCAAGCTTTAATTAAAGATAAACATACTGCGCATTTATATATTTTACCTGCTTCACAAACAAAAGATAAAAACTCTTTAACTCTAATAGGAATAAAAGAAATATTTAATAATCTTAATAAAATGAATTTTGAATTTATAATATGTGACTCACCAGCAGGAATAGATAGTGGTGCTTTAGCCGCTTTATATTTTGCTGATGAAGCTATAATAACCACTAATCCAGAAGTTTCTTCAGTACATGATTCAGATCGTATGCTAGGTCTTTTATCATCAAAATCTAAACGCGCCGAAAATAATATAGAAGAATCTATAAAAGAATATCTATTATTGACCCGATATAACCCCGATCGCGTTAAAAACGGAGATATGTTAAGTTTAGAGGATGTAATGGAAATACTAAGAATACCTTTAATAGGAGTAATACCTGAAGATAAATCAGTACTAAGAGCATCTAATCAGGGCACGCCTATTATTTTAGACAAAGCATCAAAAGCGGGGCACGCATATTCAGATACAGTGAAGCGCTTATTAGGCGAATCATGCCCATTCAGATTTACTGAAGAAAAAAAAATAAGCTTCCTTAAGCGAATTTTTGGAAGGTAATACTATTATGGTATTATTAAATATCTTTTCCTTAAAAAGAAAAACACCAGCTAATATTGCTAAACAAAGATTAAAAAATATTATTTCTAAAAACTTAAAAAACAAAAATATTACAAATCCTTATTTCTTAGCTCAACTAAAACTTGATTTAATACAAGTAATAAATAAATATATACACAAACCACATGTACTCACAGTACGATTGGAACAAAAAGAAAATGATATATCTTTACTAAGATGCAAAATAATTATATTCGAAAAAAAAAGCAAAATTATTTAATTTAAAACAAACAATTTCATTAATAAATTAGACAATTAATATATCTTATTATGTGCATATAATAAGCTAAAAGTACGATATTTCTTTACTTTTAAAAAACCACATACATCTAATTCACCAATAATAATGTATATTATACTGAACAAGTATCACCAACAAACAAATTAATATCTCTATAAAATAATCAATACAACACTACGTACTATGTAGTTCTATAAAATTTTAGAAATCAACATCCTAAATTAAAATATAAAATTAAATATTCAATAAAATTATTATACATGAAATATATACACATAAATGCAATATATACAATAACTATTGTTCACATAAATAAACTATTACTTCTTTATAATATTTAAATCACGCAAATACACAGGCCTTACTTGATAGGGTGTAATAAATCTCTTATTTTTCCAACTACACATGCCCACCAATAACATATCCTGCGCTTCAGGATACATAATGCTTCTTTTTAAGATAAATTCATTACATGCATTTATTTCTTGCAACACCAAATATTTATTCCAACCTGTTCCTACAAAACCCCAATTTCCTAAAAATAAATTACCAAAAAATAGCAATTTTTCTGCTATAAATTCCGCTTTTGACCGAAATTCATTAATATAGCTAACCCAACAATTACAATCACTTAACTTATAATAATACGCCCAATATAATTCACCCATCTGCGCATCAATCACAGATATTACATGCTTAGTAGAAAAAATACGAAAAGCTCCTTGAGCTAATACCTCTAAAGACGATACTGCTACTAATGGCAAATCAGCACCTAACGCTAAACCTTGGGCTACACTTATTCCAACACGCACACCAACAAAACTCCCAGGACCTCTATTAAATATAATACAATCAAGGGATTTTAAATTAATACCAACCTCTATTAATAACGTATCAATCATACATAATATTTTTTCCGCATGTTTTCTAGCAGCTATTACCTTATTGCTATAAATATGATTATTAATCATTAAAGCAACAGAACATAAATCAGTAGTAGTATCAAAAGCTAAAATCCGAATTGGCATATTATTAAATGATTAAAACACAAATTATTAAAACAAATAATAAATTTTAAAGTATTTTTTTACAACACTAATTTAAAATATAAAATTTTATTGCAATTGTATTCATAATATTGAACACATACAAAAATAAAATTCAAAATTAAAATATTTATTATTAGTAATATATAGTGTTCTCTGCAAACAAATACAATTTGTAAGTTTTACAATATATATACTATTTATTTACTGAGCAATAGCATGTATAATTACATATTTAATATCCAATTAAATAAATCATAAAAATAATGTTTCATCTCATTAAAGAAAATATATATATATTAATCACTGCAAGGTTTACGTTTAATGCAAACACAGATTATAGAGTTATCGTATTATCCTGATATCACAGTTAATCTTTTTGCGCCTTTATCTCACATCAACTGGTCTATATTATTATATTCTGGAGATAATAATAAACATTTAGGTGGTAGATTCGATATATTAGTCACTAATCCCATTCTGACTCTAGTTTCTCAACATAACATTACTAAAATTTCATATAATAAAAAATACCACATTAGTAATATGAATCCATTTCTTTTGCTAAAAAAATATCTTCATAATACCAATATACGCATACATAATGATTGTCACATACCTTTTCAAGGAGGATTATTAGGAGTATTTGGATATGATCTCATAAGATATATGGAAGAATCAATTCCAACAATAGCACAAAACGACTTATTACTACCAGATATGGCGGTCGGGTTATATAAATGGGCTATCATAACAGATCATAAACTATACAAAAGCTATTTAGTTGCTCAAGATAATCCTAAAAAAATACTATCTTGGCTATATAATCAGAAATATATATATTATAAAAAAATTTTTTTAAAACAACAATTTAATATTAAACAACCTTGGAAAAGCAATATAAATAAACACGAATATTCAAAAAAATTTGATATTATTAAAAATAATATAATTCTGGGAAATTGCTATCAAACATGTCTTGCTCAACGATTTTATACATTATATTCAGGTAATGAATGGTTAGCATTTCGCCATCTATTGCGTCACAATCACGCACCTTTTTCTGCTTTTATTAGGTTACCTAATAAAATTAGCATATTGAGTTTATCTCCAGAACGCTTTCTAAAATTACATAACTCCAAAATAAAAACACAACCAATCAAAGGAACATTACCAATATTAGAAAATAAACAGGATAATTTACAACAAATCATTAAACTATCACGCTCAAAAAAAAATCAAGCAGAAAACTTGATGATTGTTGATTTATTAAGAAATGATTTAGGAAAAGTATCTATACCAGGCAGTATTCGTGTCACTAAATTATTTGATATACAGTCATTTTCAGGAGTGCATCACATGGTTAGCACAATCACAGGAATACTGGAAAAACATTATTCCGCTTGCGACTTATTGAACGCGTGTTTTCCTGGTGGATCAATAACTGGCGCGCCAAAAATCCAAGCGATTAAATTAATCGAGCAATTAGAACCACAACGTCGAAATATTTGGTCAGGTAGTATTGGATATTTAAGTTACTGTGGTAATATGGATTCTAATATTGCAATTAGAACATTATTAACTACAAAACAAAAAATATTCTGTTCTGTAGGAAGTGGTATTATTTTTGATAGCAAAAAAGATGCAGAATACCAAGAAATACAAGATAAAGCATTTACTCTACTACAACCACTATTAGATAAATTTTATTAACAATAACTATTATAATAAATAAATTTTATTGTATTTAATACTAAAAATAAGATTGTCAATACTAATTAGGTTTATTATTATTAATAAACCGCTCAATTTCAACTAATTCAATACGATATTCTATCATCTTTCTAATTATAAATTTCCATGTATTAATTATTAGTATATCACCTTCTTTGGGTATATGATCACAACGAGATAATAACAATCCTGCTAAAGATACTATATGATCATCACAGCGATGTACTAAATCATATGTTTGTAAAGCTTGCTGCAAAGCATGTAAGTCCATACCACCTTTTGCTAACCAACCTGTTCCGTTGTTAATACTTTCAATTTCTGGAGTTTCATCTTCATCGGGAAATTCACCCGCTATAGCTTCTAATACATCTAAAGGAGTAATTAAACCTTGTATAATACCAAATTCATTTGATACTATCACCATACTACCTTTTGCGCGACGTAATTCTCTTAATAAATTTAAAACATCTAAAGTTTCCGGAACTACGACAGGAGCGCTATCTGCAGCAAATTGCGCAACTTGCTCACCAAGAGAAATAGCCGCCATTAAATCTTTAGCGCGCACTATACCTATCAGTTGATCTAACTCACCATCACATACTGGAAACATATTATGTGGAGTATTCATTAATATAGAATATAATTCTTGCACGGGCTTTTGAGCATCTAACCATGAAATTTTATTTCTAGGAGTCATTATACTCCGTAAAGTACGAGAAGCCAATGATAATACTCCAGTAATCATATGACGTTCTTCTTCAGCAAAATGCGTTTCTGATACAGACACAACAGAGCATTTCTCTGCAATAGGACTCCGTTCTGTCATATTATCTCCACCCATTAATCGCATAATAGCTTCCGCTGTACGTTCTCGCATTGATGTAGTCGACTGATTTTTTATAAAATTACAATGAGCAATCTGATTAAATAATTCAATCAAAACAGAAAATCCAATCGCAACATATAAATATCCTTTTGGAATATAAAAACCTATCCCTTCTGCAATTAAACTTAAACCAATAATTAATAAAAAACTTAAACATAAAACTACTACAGTTTGATGATTACTAATAAAATTAATTAACACACGCGATAATAACACCATTAAAATTGTTGCAATCACTACTGATAATACCATTACTATTAAATTTTCTACAGTACCAACTGCTGTTATTACTGCATCAATTGAAAAAATAGCATCAAATACCACAATTTGTATAATTACCACCCAAAAACTAGCATATCCACGATGACTAGAATGATTATGAGATTTATGCTCTAATTGTTGATGTAATTCAGTAGTTGCTTTAAATAACAAAAAAATACCACCAAACAATAAGATTAAATCTCTTCCAGAAAATAAAAAAGAAAAAATTCTACACAAAGGATGGGTAAGCGTTGCCAACCATGAAATTAAAGACAATAATCCTACACGCATTATTAATGCAAAAGTCAACCCAATAATACACGCACGTTCACGCTGCTTTTTCGGTAATTTATCAGCTAAAATAGTAATAAATATTAAATTATCAACACCTAATACAATTTCTAAAATTACTAAAGTTAATAATCCGACCCACATCGATATGTCTGTTAAAAAATCCATAATTCTATTCTCCATTAAATATTAAATAACAAACCACTATATGATGTATTTATATTTAAAATATACATATTAAATAATCGATCACATAATTAATGACAAGAAATGAATTAAATAATAACTAATATAATTTAGTATCAGAGGAGGTTATTGCTCAAAGAATCAATATATAAAAATATCATATACCTATTATTTTATAGCATGCTATTATCATAATGTAGTACACAAAATACTTTTTATCAAATATTCTATTAATTAATAGAAATATAAAAAAATCAACTTTTATTGTGCTAAAAAACAGTATAATATACTTCATATTTTTATAATTTTTACTAATTAATTCAATACATACTACGTATATATAAATAATTCAGATACAATAACAAAATATTGATATATTTTTATAAAGTTAATTTTCTATTAAAAATAAATAAAATAGTGAACTTTTATAAAGCAAACGCCTATTCTTAATAGAATAAATTTGCGCAAATCTATACAAGAGGACAATATAGTGACTATTGCTATCATACTAGGAGCTCATGGTACTGTATCGGAACAATTAATTAGAACTGCAGAAATTATTGCAGGAAAACAAAAAAATGTAGCATGGGTTAATTTACTGCCTGAGGAAAATACTGAAATATTAATTAAAAAATATAATGAACATTTATCAAAACTTGATATAAATATTGGTCTATTATTTCTAATAGATACGTGGGGGGGCAGCCCTTTTAATGCTGCACATAATATTATTTCATATAAAAAAAATTGTGATATAATCACTGGTGTTAATATACCCATGTTAATAGAAATATTTCTAGCACGAGAACATATAAATTCTCTCCAAAAATTAGTCAAAATTGCATTAACATCTGGAATAGAAAGTGTAAAATCCGTAAGATTTTCAGAAAATATCGACAATGAACATACAATACACGATGTTGACAAACCCATTACTCAATTCGATATTTTAAATAAAAAAAATAGTAATAATATGCTCATTTGCATAGCACGTATAGATGATAGACTAATTCATGGACAAGTAGTAACGCGTTGGGTAAAAGAATATAATATTCAACGCATTATCGTAGTAAATGATAATATCGCTAAAGATTCAATTAGAAAAACTTTACTTACTCAAGTTACCCCTCCCGGGGTGACCGCCCATGTATTAGATGTAGAAAAAACTATACGTGTATATAATAACCCAAAATATGCTGAAAATAGAGTAATTATGTTATTCACAAATCCCACAGATGTCTTAAGATTAGTTGAAGGCGGAGTACCTATACGTTCAGTAAATATTGGAGGAATGGCATTTTATGAAAACAAAAAACAAATTAACAATGTTATATCAGTAGATAAAAAAGATATAGAAGCTTTTAAAAAACTCGATACATATGGAATCGAATTAGAAGCACGTAAAGTACCATCAGATCCACCAACAAAAATTATGCAAATAATAAATACAATAAATAACTTATAACTAAGTTACCTACATAATATAAATATTATATTATTTTGTATATATTCAGGAAACCAACATGGAAATTAGTACACTTCAAATTACATTATTATTTATTGTCTCTTGTGTCATAGGTATGGGCTCAATATTAGACGAGTTTCAATGTCATAGGCCGTTAATTGCATGTACACTAATAGGATTAATACTAGGAGATATAAAAACCGGTATTATGATAGGAGGAACCTTAGAAATGATAGCGTTAGGATGGATGAATATAGGAGCTGCAGTGGCGCCTGATACTGCCTTAGCATCTATCATATCTACTATTTTAGTAATTTTAGGAAAACAACCTATAGGAACAGGAATAGCATTAGCTATTCCTTTAGCAGCAGCGGGACAAGTATTAACCATTATTGTTCGTACTATTACTGTAGCCTTTCAACACGCCGCTGATACAGCAGCAGAAAAATGTAATATAACAATACTAAATTGGATTCATATTTTAGCACTAATGTTACAGGCTATGCGAGTTGCCATTCCAGCTACCGTAGTTGGAATTTCTGTAGGAACTGAAATTGTACATAGTATGCTACGTGCAATTCCAGAAGTAATAACTAATGGTTTAAATGTTGCTGGGGGTATAATTGTCGTAGTAGGATACGCTATGGTTATTAATATGATGCGAGCTGGATATTTAATGCCATTTTTTTATCTAGGATTTGTTATTACAGCATTCAGTGACTTTAATTTAGTCGCATTAGGTATAATTGGCGTTATACTAGCTATATTATATATACAGCTTTCTCCACGTTATAATCAAGCTCCAAAAAATAATAACCCTCATACATCAACTATTCAATCTACAAATACACTGGACAATGAACTAGATTAATAGGTAATAATAATGATTAATACTTCTAAAATGATCAAAGATACTCAACAAATAAAAAAAATAAACAACAGTGATATACGTGCTGTTTTTATTCGTTCTAATATTTTTCAAGGGTCCTGGAATTTTGAACGTATGCAAGCTTTAGGGTTTTGTTTTTCTATGATTCCAGTAATAAAACGTTTATATACTAAAAATAGTACAGAACAAAAAGAAGCAATTAAAAGACATTTAGAATTTTTTAATACACACCCATATGTTGCTGCTCCTATATTAGGAGTCACTATGGCAATGGAAGAAAAAAAAGCTAATGGCGCCTCTGTAGATAATGCTGCTATAAATGGATTAAAAGTAGGATTAATGGGTCCATTTGCTGGAATAGGAGACCCAATATTTTGGGGCACTGCTAGACCAGTGTTTGCAGCATTGGGGGCTGGAATTGCTATTAGTGGAAATTTATTAGGACCATGTCTATTTTTCATACTATTTAATATAACACGATTAATAGTACGTTACTATGGAATAGTATATGGTTATAAAAAAGGAATTAATATCGTTAATGATATGGGAAAAGGTGTATTACAAAAATTAACAGAAGGTGCTTCTATTTTAGGTCTATTTGTGATGGGCGCGTTAGTAAATAAATGGACTCATATCAACATGCCATATGTATTATCTACTGTTACCGATAATAGCGGCAATGTAACTATTACTACCGTTCAAAATATCTTGGATCAACTAATGCCGGGTTTTGTGCCTTTATTATTAACATTTATGTGTATGTGGTTGTTAAACAATAAAATTAACGCATTATGGATAATTATGGGATTTTTTGGATTTGGAATTTTTGGGTATTGGTTTGGTATTTTGAGTTAAAATTATTATATATTAGTTACCACTAAAATAGAGAGTGAGGGCGCATCAACACAACATTCGCCCTCACTCTCTATTTTAGTGGTAACTAATATATAATAATTTTCCTAATTTCATATATATAATATCTATAATGAATTATACCAAAACACTAACAACTATTATATTAACTCAAAAAAATCAACTTACAATATATATTAGCATATCACGTATACCATCAATAACTTACTACTTATACAATATAATAATCTCCTTGAAGATTTATTTAAAAACACCTAATTATACTATGCAAAATGCTAATAAAAATTAGTATTTTGTACTTAAAATTATCACAATGCTATAACATTAACAGCGGACGGACCTTTATGACCATCTTGAATTTCAAATTCAACGTTTTGTCCCTCAGCAAGAGTTTTAAATCCATTACCTTGAATAGCAGAAAAATGTACAAATACATCTTTACTACCATCCGACGGAGTAATAAAACCAAAACCTTTAGATTCATTAAACCACTTTACTTGACCTTTAATTTTTGCCATCTTACATATTTCCTTTAAAGTATTTACATTTACCACAACAACGATTAAAAGACAAACCGAACTTATTATCTCGAGCAATATTTAAATAAAAGGAAATTACAGTATAGTACAATACTCTCTTTACTAAATTTACTAAAACATCACCTGCACACAGAAACATATATCGGTTTACCTAACATTTATTATATACCTTATAACTAAAATAAAAAACACAAAACAATTATATTGTACATAACACTTCTATATTAGAATATAGAAAATTTCTATTTCTAATACTAAAATAATAAAAATTTAATATAACTAACCTATAATAACTACCCTCCAATCTACAAGATATTTCAAATTAAAAAACAATAAAAATATTAATAATAATTAAACCAACCTACCTTAATCATTACATTGACAATATAACATTTATTCTTTAATTTGTAAATCTCATGAAACAACCATTTAAATACACAAACAAACAACCGTTATTATAACAACAAATATAATATATATTAATTCATACAAAACTATTCGAACAATAAATTTAACAAAAAATTAAAAAATATTTTTACTGCTAAAAATACATTTTATTCTATTGATATTTTTAAAAATAAGTACCATTACGTAATGCTTCTATACGATGCTCTAAAGAAGGATGTGATGCAAACAAATTACTTAAAATATTAGTTTTCTTAACACTATTAATATACAATGTCATCACGCTATTGGATATATTATTAGATTCAATATCGCATTGCAATTCTTGTAAAGCACAAATCATATTTTTACATCCTACTAACTTTGCTGCTCCAGAATCTGCATAAAATTCACGACGACGTGAAAACCAAAATACTACTATGCTTGCAAGCATTCCAAATAACATTTCTAATATTGATGTTATAACAACATATATTAAAGAAGGCGTATCAAAATTATAATGATCATTATCATGCGCGCTAATACTACTATTCCGATCACTGTTATATAACAAACAAAATTCAATTAATCTAGAAAGACTACGCGATATAAAAATTACAAAAGTATTCATAACTCCTTGAATAAGAGTCATAGTTACCATATCACCAGAAGCAATATGACTAATTTCATGAGCAATAACAGCTTCTATAGAATCTCGACTCATATTTTTTAATAAACTGCTACTAACAGCTATTAATGCTGCATTTTTCCTAAACCCAGTAGCAAAAGCATTCATATCTACAGAATCATAAATAGCTAATTGCGGTGCAGAAATACATAATTTTTTAGACTGATTACGAATACTCTCCAATATCCAAATTT
This sequence is a window from Candidatus Blochmannia ocreatus. Protein-coding genes within it:
- the minD gene encoding septum site-determining protein MinD, with product MTRIIVITSGKGGVGKTTSSAAIATGLALKGKKTAVIDFDIGLRNLDLIMGCERRVVYDFINVIQGDATLNQALIKDKHTAHLYILPASQTKDKNSLTLIGIKEIFNNLNKMNFEFIICDSPAGIDSGALAALYFADEAIITTNPEVSSVHDSDRMLGLLSSKSKRAENNIEESIKEYLLLTRYNPDRVKNGDMLSLEDVMEILRIPLIGVIPEDKSVLRASNQGTPIILDKASKAGHAYSDTVKRLLGESCPFRFTEEKKISFLKRIFGR
- a CDS encoding cell division topological specificity factor MinE produces the protein MVLLNIFSLKRKTPANIAKQRLKNIISKNLKNKNITNPYFLAQLKLDLIQVINKYIHKPHVLTVRLEQKENDISLLRCKIIIFEKKSKII
- the tsaB gene encoding tRNA (adenosine(37)-N6)-threonylcarbamoyltransferase complex dimerization subunit type 1 TsaB; amino-acid sequence: MPIRILAFDTTTDLCSVALMINNHIYSNKVIAARKHAEKILCMIDTLLIEVGINLKSLDCIIFNRGPGSFVGVRVGISVAQGLALGADLPLVAVSSLEVLAQGAFRIFSTKHVISVIDAQMGELYWAYYYKLSDCNCWVSYINEFRSKAEFIAEKLLFFGNLFLGNWGFVGTGWNKYLVLQEINACNEFILKRSIMYPEAQDMLLVGMCSWKNKRFITPYQVRPVYLRDLNIIKK
- the pabB gene encoding aminodeoxychorismate synthase component I, whose protein sequence is MQTQIIELSYYPDITVNLFAPLSHINWSILLYSGDNNKHLGGRFDILVTNPILTLVSQHNITKISYNKKYHISNMNPFLLLKKYLHNTNIRIHNDCHIPFQGGLLGVFGYDLIRYMEESIPTIAQNDLLLPDMAVGLYKWAIITDHKLYKSYLVAQDNPKKILSWLYNQKYIYYKKIFLKQQFNIKQPWKSNINKHEYSKKFDIIKNNIILGNCYQTCLAQRFYTLYSGNEWLAFRHLLRHNHAPFSAFIRLPNKISILSLSPERFLKLHNSKIKTQPIKGTLPILENKQDNLQQIIKLSRSKKNQAENLMIVDLLRNDLGKVSIPGSIRVTKLFDIQSFSGVHHMVSTITGILEKHYSACDLLNACFPGGSITGAPKIQAIKLIEQLEPQRRNIWSGSIGYLSYCGNMDSNIAIRTLLTTKQKIFCSVGSGIIFDSKKDAEYQEIQDKAFTLLQPLLDKFY
- a CDS encoding TerC family protein; this translates as MDFLTDISMWVGLLTLVILEIVLGVDNLIFITILADKLPKKQRERACIIGLTFALIMRVGLLSLISWLATLTHPLCRIFSFLFSGRDLILLFGGIFLLFKATTELHQQLEHKSHNHSSHRGYASFWVVIIQIVVFDAIFSIDAVITAVGTVENLIVMVLSVVIATILMVLLSRVLINFISNHQTVVVLCLSFLLIIGLSLIAEGIGFYIPKGYLYVAIGFSVLIELFNQIAHCNFIKNQSTTSMRERTAEAIMRLMGGDNMTERSPIAEKCSVVSVSETHFAEEERHMITGVLSLASRTLRSIMTPRNKISWLDAQKPVQELYSILMNTPHNMFPVCDGELDQLIGIVRAKDLMAAISLGEQVAQFAADSAPVVVPETLDVLNLLRELRRAKGSMVIVSNEFGIIQGLITPLDVLEAIAGEFPDEDETPEIESINNGTGWLAKGGMDLHALQQALQTYDLVHRCDDHIVSLAGLLLSRCDHIPKEGDILIINTWKFIIRKMIEYRIELVEIERFINNNKPN
- the manX gene encoding PTS mannose transporter subunit IIAB, yielding MTIAIILGAHGTVSEQLIRTAEIIAGKQKNVAWVNLLPEENTEILIKKYNEHLSKLDINIGLLFLIDTWGGSPFNAAHNIISYKKNCDIITGVNIPMLIEIFLAREHINSLQKLVKIALTSGIESVKSVRFSENIDNEHTIHDVDKPITQFDILNKKNSNNMLICIARIDDRLIHGQVVTRWVKEYNIQRIIVVNDNIAKDSIRKTLLTQVTPPGVTAHVLDVEKTIRVYNNPKYAENRVIMLFTNPTDVLRLVEGGVPIRSVNIGGMAFYENKKQINNVISVDKKDIEAFKKLDTYGIELEARKVPSDPPTKIMQIINTINNL
- a CDS encoding PTS mannose/fructose/sorbose transporter subunit IIC produces the protein MEISTLQITLLFIVSCVIGMGSILDEFQCHRPLIACTLIGLILGDIKTGIMIGGTLEMIALGWMNIGAAVAPDTALASIISTILVILGKQPIGTGIALAIPLAAAGQVLTIIVRTITVAFQHAADTAAEKCNITILNWIHILALMLQAMRVAIPATVVGISVGTEIVHSMLRAIPEVITNGLNVAGGIIVVVGYAMVINMMRAGYLMPFFYLGFVITAFSDFNLVALGIIGVILAILYIQLSPRYNQAPKNNNPHTSTIQSTNTLDNELD
- a CDS encoding PTS mannose transporter subunit IID, with protein sequence MINTSKMIKDTQQIKKINNSDIRAVFIRSNIFQGSWNFERMQALGFCFSMIPVIKRLYTKNSTEQKEAIKRHLEFFNTHPYVAAPILGVTMAMEEKKANGASVDNAAINGLKVGLMGPFAGIGDPIFWGTARPVFAALGAGIAISGNLLGPCLFFILFNITRLIVRYYGIVYGYKKGINIVNDMGKGVLQKLTEGASILGLFVMGALVNKWTHINMPYVLSTVTDNSGNVTITTVQNILDQLMPGFVPLLLTFMCMWLLNNKINALWIIMGFFGFGIFGYWFGILS
- the cspE gene encoding transcription antiterminator/RNA stability regulator CspE; this encodes MAKIKGQVKWFNESKGFGFITPSDGSKDVFVHFSAIQGNGFKTLAEGQNVEFEIQDGHKGPSAVNVIAL
- the htpX gene encoding protease HtpX, whose amino-acid sequence is MMRIMLFIVTNLLVMILFGSVLSCIGNCSSSTFELIKIASIFGFLGAFISLLLSKFIALSTVNGVVINKASNDMEIWILESIRNQSKKLCISAPQLAIYDSVDMNAFATGFRKNAALIAVSSSLLKNMSRDSIEAVIAHEISHIASGDMVTMTLIQGVMNTFVIFISRSLSRLIEFCLLYNSDRNSSISAHDNDHYNFDTPSLIYVVITSILEMLFGMLASIVVFWFSRRREFYADSGAAKLVGCKNMICALQELQCDIESNNISNSVMTLYINSVKKTNILSNLFASHPSLEHRIEALRNGTYF